The Nitrobacter hamburgensis X14 genome contains the following window.
GCCTATCTTTGCCAGCGACGTATCGTTGTTGGCTCTCGCAAAAGAATGAATAATGAATTTAATGCTGACTATTGTATTTGGCGTCGCCGGGCTTGTTTTGAGCTTTGGATTTTTTGTTCCTTCAGAACTCTCAATGTTTCGGCTCATAGCAGCGGTTGGCGTGATGGTTGGATATCAAGCGGGGCAGCTTGTTGGCAGGTTCGTAAGACCGCGTCCTAAAAGGTTCCTGACGTTAAGCGTGAGCGCGCTGTTTTGCATTTACTTTGCTTTTGCTTACGCCCAAACGCTTCAAACGGGATTAGCCAATACATCAGATAAAGTGAACCTGGTGGTGCTGCTCGGTTTGTCTTTTTTCTGGCTGGGCTTTTTATTGCCCTTCACGCGTGTTCCGAACAAAATAAAGGCCCTGTGGGCAAGGGCTAAGTAAGGAACCTTTCGCAAGGCTCGGGATTAGAGCGTTTTCGAGCGAGGTGGATGCCAGTTCGCGTGAAGAAAACGCGTCAAATCAAAATCATGGAGCCAGCTTCTGATTTCATCAGAAGCGAAAACGCTCCAAGCCAACAAATTGGGGCGGTCGACCGCAATGCCGAGTCTCGGGGCTCTTTCAAACACATGAAAAGCGCACCGGCGGCGATGGCCGGTGCGTTTGATAATTTGACCCGCCTCATGAAGACGGTCGCAATAACTACTTCGACTGCGATGCGATGATCTGGCCGGCAATCTTCTTGTAGATCGCGGCGGGCAGGATGTTCTTCGAGACAAGCTGGTCCTTCTTGGCGTAGGGACGGCCGGCAATGATCTTGTCGGAATACTTGTCGCCGATGCCTTTGAAGGCCATCAGCTCTTCCTTGGTCGCGGTGTTGATGTCGAGTTTGGCCGCGTCGGAGTTGGCGGGCACCGTCTTGGCGGCGGGTGCCATTTTCCCCGCCGGCGCCATCCTGTCGGATTTGGCGGCAGGCTGTGTCGATTGGGCCATCGACGGCGAGGAGGCGAGCAGGCCGAGCGCAAGCGCGGCGGCGGTGATCGAGGCGAGCGTGAAATGACGCATGAAAAATTTTCCTCCAGGGCTGGTGCAGACGCGTATTCCGCAAAAGTAGACATCGGTTTTGCGATTAGAATACGCGCAGATTATTGATTGAGAGCATTTTCCTGCGGTTAACCAGATTAGAGCGTTTTCGAGCGAAGTGGGTACCGGTTCGCGGGAAGAAACCGCGTCAAATCAAAATTATAGAGCCCGCTTCTGATTCCATCAGAAGCGAAAGGCTCTAGACCAGCGCCAGCTTGCGGTCGATGACAAGCAGAACGCGGTCGAGTTCGTGGCCGCGCCGCAGGACCCGGCCGCTTGCCGACATCACACTATAGGCACCCTGCTTGCGCGCCAGCCGCGGATCTTTCTCGATACGGTAGATCGGAACCTCCGAGGCGCGGCGGAAGATCGAGAACACGGCACGGTCCTTGAGAAAATCGATTGCATAATCCCGCCACTCACCGTCGGCGACCATGCGTCCATAAAGATTGAGGATACGATTGAGTTCGAGGCGGGTGAACGTGACGCGGCCTGGAACGGGGAGCGCTGCGGGACTGCGGTCCGCCGCGCGGTTCTCGCTTGGATCAATGTCGCCCGATAGCGAACTCATCGGCGCCTCCTGTCAATGTCAACGACATGATCGCGCCGGATGCGCCTCGCCGCAAGAGGCCTTGGGCGTTCTCGAGAGGTCCCGCAGCAACCTCGTCCTGACCCGTCGCACCAGAGCCATTCCGGCTTTGGTCGAATTAAGCCGGGCTCCAGCTTTGACGCGTTTTCACCCCATCCTCGGGTCAAGCCCGAGGGGACATACTTTGCTCGAAAGCGCTATAGCTGCGTCCAAACGCCGCGATCAAAACAGCGCCGTCACAAGAACGTCAGTCAAAATCATAATGCAGCCCAATTTCCGTCAAGCAACCGCCCTGCTGGATTGCGAGAAAACAGTCACTGCGATGGCCCGGTCCTTTCGGTGCCGGATCCTCAGCCCCCAGCCCCCCGGGGCCATCAGGATCGGGCCTATTCGCGGGGAACTAAAACTCCAAGACCGCTCGGGACCGGCGAAAGCTGGTCCTTTTTCTTTTGCGAGACATGCCTCTTTTGCCTCTTTTGGGAGAAATCCCGCTGTTTGATTTGCGCATCGGGATTGCACCATGCGCGCAAACGCGTTGTGCCGGTCGGACAGGACGATCCCGAAACAACGATACTGCCTGGAACGACAATCCTGAAAGATTGAGGATGATTCAGTGCAGCGAGGTATAGGCCGCACCGAGCATCGGACCGGGCCTGTCGCGATTGCCGTCCTGAACGTAGACGACCGCGGCGTCGACGCCATCTTGCGCGATATTCTCCATCGGCACCGCCCAGGTCCCGGCCTTGCCGGTCCAGTCGCCGACCTTGAGCCAGCTTCGAACGACGTTGTGGTAGGTCACTTCGCGGCCGCCGTTCTCACCGCGCCCGATCGCAATCGGCACCGCCTTCGAGATCGCACATATCCAGACTTCGCCGTGATCGGAAGGATGATTGGCGCTGGCGGACGCAACCGACACATTGAGTTGCCGTCCCGACACCGCCATCGAGACCGGCACCGACATCACGTCATCGTTCTTCTTGGTATCGCGGACTGCGTTGTCGATGGCCGCGCGATCGCTGCCGATCACATGGGCCGATCCGTTGACGATCACCTGCGGCGTGTAGACGTCGCGGTCGCCGCGCATCTGCGAATAGGCCTTCTGGCGCGCAGTAAAGCGGTTGTCGGCCAGCGTATCTTTCCAACCGAGATAGTCCCAGTAATCGATCGGCATGCTCAGCGCGACAATCGAGGGATCCCTGGAGAGGTCGCCAAGAATCTTGTCCGCCGCCGGGCACGATGAGCAGCCCTGCGACGTGAACAGTTCGACCACCGCGCGCGGGCCCGCCTCGGCGGGACGAATGATCGCGACGAACACGCACACGCCGAGCGCGCCGGACAGGCGCGACAAACAACCATGAGTCATCATAGGGCTACACCGAAACCGCGACACAACGTGTGCCGGCGCCATGAAGGGAAGCACACCTCCGAACGCGAGGAACCGGCATTTTCATAGGCCGCCTTCCGCTTACCTGCCACTCAATTCGCGGTGAGGCCATCGCGAGACTGGAGGATTGGATCTGATATTCGCTAACCCCTGGACCGCGGCTTCCGCATGCGAGCATCAAATTCAAAACTCCACCGACAGCTTATATTTGCTTGCGGTCCTTTTGATTCCGGCATTCGCAAAAGCACGCGCTGGAACGGGATGCGAATGTTGGAATCGGACCATCAGGTCACGCCGCGAGCTTGCGCAGCACATAATGCAAGATACCGCCGTTGCGGTAATAGTCGAGTTCGTCGAGCGTATCGATGCGGCAGAGCAGCAAGACGCGACGGAGCGAACCGTCGCGGGAGACGATATCCGCCGTCAGCTTCTGGCGCGGTTTCAGATCGCCCTGCAAACCGCGAATCGTCACCGTCTCGTCGCCCTTGAGTCCGATCGATTGCCATGACGCGCCGTCCTCGAAGGTCAGCGGCAGCACGCCCATGCCGACGAGGTTGGAGCGGTGGATGCGCTCGAAGCTCTCGCAGATCACCGCACGAACGCCGAGCAGCAGCGTGCCTTTGGCCGCCCAGTCGCGCGACGAACCGTTGCCGTATTCAGACCCGGCGAACACGACGAGCGGCACGTTCTCCTGCTGGTACTTCATCGCGGCATCGTAGATCGACATCTGCTCGCCGTCCGGCCAGTGCCTGGTCAATCCGCCTTCCGGAA
Protein-coding sequences here:
- a CDS encoding ComEA family DNA-binding protein, translating into MRHFTLASITAAALALGLLASSPSMAQSTQPAAKSDRMAPAGKMAPAAKTVPANSDAAKLDINTATKEELMAFKGIGDKYSDKIIAGRPYAKKDQLVSKNILPAAIYKKIAGQIIASQSK
- a CDS encoding DUF2794 domain-containing protein is translated as MSSLSGDIDPSENRAADRSPAALPVPGRVTFTRLELNRILNLYGRMVADGEWRDYAIDFLKDRAVFSIFRRASEVPIYRIEKDPRLARKQGAYSVMSASGRVLRRGHELDRVLLVIDRKLALV
- a CDS encoding DUF1223 domain-containing protein — protein: MMTHGCLSRLSGALGVCVFVAIIRPAEAGPRAVVELFTSQGCSSCPAADKILGDLSRDPSIVALSMPIDYWDYLGWKDTLADNRFTARQKAYSQMRGDRDVYTPQVIVNGSAHVIGSDRAAIDNAVRDTKKNDDVMSVPVSMAVSGRQLNVSVASASANHPSDHGEVWICAISKAVPIAIGRGENGGREVTYHNVVRSWLKVGDWTGKAGTWAVPMENIAQDGVDAAVVYVQDGNRDRPGPMLGAAYTSLH